The DNA window GGTTGGTCTGCTCAGGGGCCCTGGAGCACtgtcaggggtgggggtgaggctggGACCTGGACTCCTGACTATTGATGGGTAGGGGCTCCAGGTTAATTCCTTATCGATGCAGAATCGTCAGCTCATTAATCACAGAAGAGGTCAGAGCTTGGGGCTACAGAGGGGTTGCAGCCTCTATCCCCCAGTCTAGGGCTGGAACAGCTATAAGCTTGGGTGAAAATATAAGCCCCAAACCTCTGTCCCTTTCTAGTCCCTTGAAGTGAGCCAGGGACCAAAAATGGAACCACCATCTCAGTCCCCTGTGGCTTCTGTTCTCCATCCTAGTGACCAACAGCCTGGTATAGTTAACTGCCCAGATCAAACAAACAGTAGGAACCCCCTTTAACCAAAGTGGACCCTCAAGTCAGGGAACTGAGGCTGGGCAGCCAGCACTGGAGATGGAGCTTTGTCAAACGGTTATCCCCACGGCTGCCCAGTGCCAGTGAGTGAGCAGCATTCTGGGTACTTGGGCAGGGGCTCAAAGCTGCAGAGGAGTCCTTGTCCACCACAGAAAGCTGTTTTGACAAAACAagattttgataaaattcaagaCCTCAGAATATCTTTATGACTCCAGACTCCTCTCCACACATTCTCACACAGCAGGCCCACCCTCCATCTTCCCAAATCTCAGACACGCCTGTCTCCTCTGGGATGCCCACAGTGAATATTATAGAATCAGGTCCAGTTGGCAGCTCATGTCCCTCTCTGCACCCAGATGACAAATCACCCTGGTTGGAGTCCAGCGAAGGCCCTTcacaggcccaggcccagcttgATGGCACCAAATATTCTGAAAGCAAGGATCCTGGGGCCCAAGATTCTAGGGAATGTATGTGGCCCCTTGAGGCAGAGCAGCCCCAGTGATGGCTGAGGGTTTGGAAGAGAAGTGGGCAATGCCCAATCCCCACCGGGCTGGCTCCTTCCGGCTCTCTCCTCTCCGCTCTCCCTGCCTTGGACTCAGTGGGTCCTTGATGGCTGGTTACTTCCACCCTGGGGACCATATGCTCTCTAACAGGAGACGTTAACCCAGAGTGAGGGCGTGAAACCCGCCCTGCTGTGGGATCCTTGAGCACTGTCGTGTGCAGCACTGCCACCTGTTGGCCATGCCTAGGAATGCAGCCATGCAGGCATAGGAACTGGTTGCCACAGTCGTGGGGGAGTCCCAGAGGGCTGAGGCGATGTAGGGAGAGCTTGGCTCTGGAGACAGAGGGTCCATCAGCCCTGAGACTATCAGGGGTCAGCTCCCACCCAGAGCTTTTCCAGCCATCTCCTTCACTGCCGGTCAAACTTTCAAagcccatccctgccccccaagTCCCTCGATCACCACAGTAAGCTcattaaatcaacaaatatttattgaatgcctgctatgtgccagcaTTGTGCAGCAGTGACTTGTAGAATGATAGATGATACAGGACTCTAAGGCTGAAGGCACTGCTTCTGCCTACAGAGGATCCAAGTGGGTCTCCCTCGAGGAGATGAAGGAGTTTTTTTCAGACCAGTGGTTCTGGTTCTGGTCTTTAGGGCTCCTGACTCAGCTTGTCCCAGCTCCCATCTGGCGCTGCTGTCTTCCTGCTCCCCACTCCATCTGCCCATTACACACACATCTTGCAACTTTCCTGGATCTAGCGGCTTCCTGGCAAAGTGTGGTACACCTGGACAGGCCCCCCACCTGTGTATCCTCAGCTCCCCATTTGGCTTCCACATCAGACTCcctggcaatgagaagcctgagtgAACTGCCAAGTGGGATCCACAGGGACGGTACTCCATGCTGTGGGGCTCTGCCCTTCCGGGACCTGGGAGCACAGatcacagcccctgccccagcctgcccCTACCCTCTGGCACCTATTCAAGGAATCGGAGATCAACGCTGGGGCTCATCCtcacccctaccccccacccccagctttatTAACCCTTCACAGCCTAAATGCCACAGGGGTCAACAGCCTGACTGTTGCACTTATCCAAACACAACCACTGCTAGGCTTCCGCAGAGACCTGCGCAGGCACTCCTGCCCCTAGAATCCTGGGATAAGCAGACCACCACAGTCCCCAGGACAGAGGCCCATGGAAATTCTCTACCTGGAGGACCATAAAGTCCCAGAGGGCTGCAGGGAGTTGAACCAGAAGAGGACCCCACCCATGGATGTAGGTTATGGGGAGGTGTCAGGCATTTATTTCTGGAGCAGAGGTGAGGTGGGTAGGGCAAGGACCTCAGCACTGGACGCAGCTGCGCATGAAGTTGACACAGAGGCTCGTGTAGTAAGTAGGGTAGTCGCGGAGGTGGCTGACGTGTGCAGATGACACAAAGTCCACAGAGTGCACCAGGACCCGGTGCGCCAGGCGTGCCTCCACCATGCGCTCCACGTCCCTGGCCAGGACCACCTCGTCGGCCCTGGAGTAGAGGTAGAGCTCGGGCCAGCGAGAGGCTGCGTCGAGCAGCCTGTCATAGAAGTGGGTGTGGAAGAGGGAAGTGAGCGGCGCCAGCAGGACGTGGAACAGGACTGCCACCAGGGCAAAGGCCATCAGGAGCAGCAGGCGCAGCGCGGCAGGCCGGTGCTCCAGGACGGCTGCCAGCGCCCTCAGAGCCCCCAGCAGGTTGCCGTCGCCAGGACCGCTGTCAAAGATGGTGCCCACCACACGCAGGTGGCAGAAGCGCCGGTGGGTCTGCAGGAGCTCCAGCACGTATCGGTACAGCATGACGCCGGCGTTGCTGAAGACATGGAAGAGCAGGGGCTCCTTCTCAACCTCGTAATCAAAGAGCAGCTCAAGCAGCTTCTGGGCCAAGACACGAAGTGAAGGGATGCCCAGGGACTCGGAGAAGAAGACCATGTGCCAGGGGGCTGTGTATCGGATCACGATGCAGccctgaggagaggagagaggcccTGTCCATCCtcggggatggggtggggaggtggggaccaGCTAAGGTCAGAGGGGTCCAGCAGCTCCAGTTTCCACAGGCCCATAAGCTGGCAGTGCTCTAGGCCCTGCTGGAGTCTGGGCAACAGCTCACCTCTCCTAGACGCAGGAAGGTCCACCAGGCCCATTTGTGGAATAAGCGCTTCATGCTGGCCAAGCCCCCTCAGCCTGGGATGGTATGCGAGGCCTGGAGCCCAGAGCTCACTCTGGAAACATCTGGGCTGACCAGAAGGAAGCCTCCTCACTCGGGTCcgctccctgtctccctcccacccctgaccCTGCACCCTCATCTGCTCAACTCTGGCACATTTAAGGCCTCACTGCTGGGCTACACCCTGCTACAGCGACTCTGCTCTTGCCTGTCCCTACTTCCCAGGGACAAACAGGTATCCCCACAAGACCCAACACCAGAGACAGCCTGCAGGCCCAGCCTTGACCACCAGAGGCCACCCGTGAGCCAGGCCCACATGGCGTCAGTCTCTGGCCACTGCCACCTTCCCACAGGGCCCTGAGAACAGAGGCCATACTCCCAAATGTCTGGTTCCAAGGCCTGGGATCACTCCTCACTCTCCCTGAAATTCCAAATACAGTAAACTCCATTGTTCCTCAAATTCTAAAATCTTAGCTAAACTCTCTGTAGGCCTCTGTACCCCTCAATGCCTGGGTCAAGTACACCTCAAGGTCTCCACACAGATCCCCTTCTAGGCCAGTTAGTACAGGCAGCCAAAGCCCCCGTGAGTCCTAATCCTCTCTCATTAACATGTGCCAGAGACAAAGGGCCCTTTGTCAGGGGAATCTGAGTTAggcaggctctggggtcagacagtTCTGGGCTCAATTCCTGGGACCAGCACTTATTAACAGTATGGATGAACAGcaatttacttcatttttctgaGTCTGCATTCCCATCTGTAAGTTGGGAATAACATCCATCTCATGGGATTGTGGTGAAAAATGAAACGAAAAAACGTTATCTCAAGTGCCCAAAACAGCACTTGGCACAAAGTCCTCAGCTAAGAGCAGCAGTCATTAGTGGTGGTAGGAGTAATAACAAGGAGAAAATTATATGCGTGCAGTACTTGAATGACCCAGAGCCAGAGAGAGATGGTCAGCTGAGGTAACCCTGCCATCAGCCTCCTGACCTTGTCCCCTCCCGCTGACTGTGATCACATGTGCCCCAACTCCTCCTGGCTCTGCTCTCACCAAGACCCTAGCGTACCTAAGCAACCCTCCCAAGACTCTGCAGCGGGGGTCACGGATGCTACCTGGCCCCGCAGATCTGGAAAATTTCACAAAGAGCTCTGCTCCAACTCCCCAGAGGGTGCTTTCCACCCACCCTCAACTTACACACAGCATTGCCCACGAACACAAACATAccccacaccaccaccacacacacacgaccCTTGGGACTAAATACAGCCTTGTCCGCCTCACACCCCACAGATGCAGACACCCATGGCACCCACTGCACACTAGGGCACCCACTGCACCACCTGTGAAGTGCACAAAAAAGCACAGCCACCAACGCACACCCACAGCACACACACCACTATAGGTGCTACCTTCAGGAGCCCACACACGTGCGTGCGCACACGCCCACACACACTTCTCCCCAGAAGCGTTCCCATGCAGAACTACCTGTTGATACAGGCATAAACTCAGCAGTTCCTGGGAACTCACCATCTCTGAGGGCGCATGTGCCCTCCACCTCCACGTCACCCATGAGTGCATGCACAGAGCTTGCCTTGTGAACACCCAACACCCCCTGTGAAGGAAGGGCACATACACCAAGCTTCCCTGGGCCTCGCTCTGAGGTTTCCACCTCTGCTGCCACCTCCCGAGTCAGATGCTCCTAGAACCCCCCTGCACCAAGGACCGGGCTCTCACTGGCTGTCCGATCCcagtctcttctctctcccctgaaGCCAaccatctctccatctccacaCACGCTCGGTCCCAGCCTGATCCATCTGCCCTCACCTCACTCTACTGTATTTCAGTCTCTTCCTCGTTCCAGATTCCTGCTCAAACcgatctcattaaaaaaaattaaagcctcTGCCTTTCCACCATGTTCCCCTCTAACTCTGTCCCACCCTCTCTTCACCTTCCCAAACTTTGACACCCACCCTCTCCACCTGGTCCCCTCCCACTGACTCCACTCTGACAGCTGCACTGCTCTTACCACGGTCGCCCACATTCTCCCGAATGGCTAAATCCCATGACACCTTTAGGTCCCCACTGTACTTTCCTTCTGGCAGCATTTGGGATTACGAGCTCTTAGAAACACTCTCTGGTAGCCCTGGCTCTTCAATaagacagaaacaggaaaaaatggaCTGTTCTAGACTTATAAGAGACTTAAGGAACAAAATAACTGATGCAATGGGCGATCCTGGATTGGACCCTGGTTCGGGAAAATCAGCTATAAAGGACACTTTGGCGACTATCAGAGAATCTGAATATGGACTGGAAACTCGATGAGATTAAAATGTATTAACATGGGACAGTGGAGACCACGGTCCGAAAAAAAGGAGGATATAAAATAGTGTATTCAAGAGATCTTATTTAGGTAAAGAAAAGATGCACAAACGGGAAAAAAGCTGAAAGGATATATACTAACGCTCAATAGAGGTGATCTCTAGGGGACAGGCTAtgactttttatattcttttaaatcataaagtatcaggagtttggggttggaaattttttttctctaccccCATCTTATCCTCCTGACCAGGGGGTAAAGGCACCCACTCCTTTCCCAGACAACCCCCTGCCAACGAGCGCTGCCACCTCAAGCCCTCTGCCTTCCCTGGGATCAATTCCTCCCTCCACTCCATCACTTTCTCCCATGCCGTCTGCCCCAAGAacatctttcctctctccctccacagtGGTCCATTTCCCTAAGACACTCTTCCTGTGAATTCCATCACATTCCCCTGAGTTTTCTTGTCCATCTGTAGCCACTCCTCCTTTCCATGTGGGACCCTCTTCGTCTTCTGCTCCTTTAAGCTTGGGTTCTGTCCTGGGCCTCTTCTCCTTGCCCTCTACACACTCCCTGGGGGAAATCTCATCCACCCCAGAGCCCACGGCTTCTCTTCTAGTGCTCCTTGTTTCAAAGAACCCAGGATCTGCTGCAGCCGGAAACCTGGCATTACCCAGACCCCTCCCTATCCCTGTGCCCACACACAATCTCTCATCCAATGACCACTCTACCTCCTAACAAGCTCTTGATCCATCAACTTCCctccaccagcaccaccagcccCAAGGTCCTGGCCACCTCAACAAACTCACTTCCCAGCCTCTGGTCCTGGCCCCCACAATCCTTTCCCCACTCGGCAGTGAGGTATTCTCAGAAGCACAAGTCTAACATCACACCCCTGCTTAAGTCCCCTGAGGACCCTCCCAGCCTCATCTCTTCACACTTGCCCTTTCTTTTGTCCTCTGTTCTGGCCACACTCACCTATTCCTAGTCCTCTGCCTGCCCTCAAGGATCTTAGTCTAAtgaagaagccagacaaaacTAGCCTCGCCCAGTAAGTAGAATTCAGAAGCAGCTGAAACTACTTAAGGAATAAGGCAATGCCAGAGGACCAGGCTTGTTGGTTGAGGGGAGGCCTCAAGCTCAGAACTACATCTTTCCTCCAATTCCTCTCCCATTCCAGGGCCACCACACACCTGGGGCACAGCACAGACGTGGGTCAGTGGAgggaggctgagaggagggggCCCCAGCTGGCCCTTCTCCCAGGTGACTGCCATTCCTCCTCAGTGCAGGGCTTCCAGCTGGTGGCTGGGGGTCTGTACTGATGCCTCCCTGCTTCGGGAGGTCTGGGCTGAGGAGGGCAGGGTCAGGCCAGCGGCCAAGGCTGTGAAAGGGGCTTCCCAGATATAACCAGGCCCTCCCAAGGCTCTCTCCAATAACCACAGCCTCTACATCCAACTCTTGGTGCATCCTGAGATGAAGCAAGGAAACCGCAGTCCTGAATCTCTCTTCCAAGAGGCCCTTCTACTCTGGAAACATGAAGGTGCCATGGTCAGCCCTAAGACAGAAACTCACCTGGTCAGAAAAGGAGAAAGCCCCAGGAGTCCAGACTATGCCCAGCACACCCGGCCCAGGTTCCTGCTGCCCAGAAAGGCAGCACTAGCCAACAGAGACTTGAGGTCTGGGCTGACTCCGCAGCTGGGAGCACATCTGGGATGGGCTGTCCACTGTGGGGcttagggaggaaggaagggggagcagGTCAGGGGGCTGAAGGGGACAGACCAGGCCACAGAGCTGGCTGCAAAGGGTGGATAATCCTGCCCAAGTCCCCATGGGCCCAGCGTCTTCCTCAAAGGCTATTCTTGGTGCCATTTCCAGGCCTGCCTGGGCTGACTGGTGGTCAGCCTCCACTGCAGCCCGGAGATGAGGGCAGCCAAAGCTGGGAGAGCCCCGCAGAGCGGCCCCACGCACTGGGCGTCCGCACACCTGCAGTACTCACCCTTTTGTGGTAGATGGCGCTGTATTTGGCCAGGTTCTTGTCCGTGCAGCCACCCCAGCCTAAGAGAATCACCAAAGGCTGTCGAGTCCCCGCCTCCTTCCCGCCTTGGTTGGGGCTGTTCTCTGAAACACAAGCAGGGTAAGACTGTCATCCCTGGAGTTAGGGTTCGGGGTGGGGGTGACTGGCCAATCCAGAGCCAGCGCTACTCGGGCTGCTGGCAGGGGAGCACCAGGTGCCAGGCCCAGACATCCTGCTGGTCCCTGTGCCTCAGGTTCCCAGGGGGCTCCTTCCTCTGTCCTTCACTTCAACTGGCTTTTAGGCTTCTCAGGAGGCACTGCAGGGTAACTGGAAAAACCCACCTGAGGGCCCCTTTCTTTGGTGACTCAAAGACAGCCCAGGTgagaaaagtgaataaatactTCCGCCATGCAATTTCACCTTCTAATCCAGGGATCTGCAAACTACAAGCCATGGGCCAAATTCGACCCATGATCTGTTTTCATATGACCTtcaaactaaaactaaaaatgttttttacattttaaaatggttttttaaaaaatcaaaagaagatttTGTGATGTGAAactcaaatgaaatttaaatttcagtgtccacaaataaagttttattgaaacacagcccagctcattcatttacataatgtctatggctgctttcaagcTAAACAGCAGAGTTGggtagctgcaacagagaccacGCAGTTCACAAAGCCTAAGATAccgccctttacagaaaaagtttgccagttGCTGTCCTAATTGCATGAGCAGATGGAAGAAGAGGGctttaaaaggagaaatgggggacttccctggtgccgcagtggttaagaatccgcctgccaatgcaggggacacgggttcgagccctgatccgggaagatcccacatgccacggagcaactaagcccatgcaccacaactactgagcctgcgctctacagcccgtgagccacaactactgagcccgtgtgtcacaactactgagcctgtgcactaaagcccacaagccacaactactgagccccgtgcaccacaactactgaagcccgcatgcatagagcccgtgctctgcaacaagagaagccaccacaatgagaagcccacacactgcaacagagtagcccacattcgccgcaactagagaaagcccgcgcacagcaacgaagacccagcgcagccaaaaataaataaacaaaataattattaaaaaaaaaaaaaggagaaatggataAGGCAGTATAAGCAGGGAAGTGAAGCAGACAGACTCTGGCGGCCACTACCAAACCACCCACCCTGTCCTGACAGAGAAGAATAACAGCCGGTATTTACTGAggtttaaccctcacaacaacaaTACGAGTAATattattacagatgaggaaactgaggcacagagtggttaagttacttgcctaaggtcacacaggaagtgtAGAGCTGGGAATCTGGTCCCTGCTCCCCATCCTAGCTAAGTCACTTGAGACCTTCTGTGCCACCAGCCCCATCCACAACTAGAAGCTCATCTCCTTCAGTGACGTGCCGAGGCACAAGCCACAAGCTGCTTCTGAAGGCCTCCCTGCAACCTTGTCGGTCAGACCTCCTCTCATGTCCCCTGCCAAGTGAGTACCCACCCTCCTTGGGGCGATTTCTGTGCACGGACTGTCTGTTGCTAGTTATCTGCCCTTCTGAAAGGACCGGGGTGTACCCTTCCAAGGATCAAGCCACTTGGCTATGCTCAGCTGCCACCCTAAGATTTATGGATGCTGGTGGTGACCTGGCAACAGTAAATTTCAAGGCTGGTTAAAAGGATGGTAAATATAAATCACTAACCTTTGGACAAAAGGAAGACAACAATTTCCTGTGGAAATTAATGTGATTGAAAAGTTCAGTGTTCCCGCTCTCCAGCAGTGGCAACTCCGGCCTTTGGAGATTAACTGCCTGCACCCATGGGGATGCCAGACTGAGTTGCAACTCAGCCTGGACCAGGAGCTCCCAGCACCTCAGTCCCTTGCTGACCCCTGCCAGCTGTCCCAGGCTCCCCTGACACTGGCCTCAGCCTCTAATAAGAGAGATGGTCCCACAGCTCTAACCAGGCCACTCTAAATATTCGCACCACCTTTCTTGGCCTGGTGGCCTACTGTCCTTGGCCAGGGCAGCTCTTCGCCTACACTGGCCTTTCTGGTGGAGAGGCTCTATCTGGGCTTCACTGAGGCCCCGGCCCAACCCTGCTGGCAATGACTACCCGTAAAGCTCAGGCTGCAGCAGCCTCATGCGTGGTAATCAACAGCTACAGTTTGGATCTGCCTTTGACCCTCTGAGGTCCAGCAGCTGGATTTCTGAGACTCGCTCCAGGGAGGCTCCCTAACCTCTGTACAGCTGTCTGAGCatgggctcccctcccccagcctatGGGGCTCCCCTCCAGGTACCACCACCAAGACACCAGCAAAGGGTTTGGGGGTTTATCTCAAATAGAGAGAAGGCAGCCAGGGGCGGTCACATCCCCTGGTGGCCGCCCTTACCAGCAGTGGTGGGGCATTCCCAGTCCGGGAAGGTTCAGACACTTCTGCCGGGCCTCTGAGCTGCCCCTCACCCCACAGCTGGGCTCTATAACTCCACTTTGCTCCACTGCAGGTTTTGCCGGCACCCTTGGCTTCACCAACTCAGGCAGAGATGACTCTTCACCAGACACACGTCTCCACGAAGAAACTCAGAATACGGACACCCTGGACACACTGCCTCTTCGCAGAGCCCAAGCTTTCCATAACATTCCTAAAAGGAGGGAATCTGTCCTTCTACTCCAGCCAGGCATTTGAGGCCGCCCCCCTGAAGCACAAGGTGCTCCTCCTACCCACAGGCATCTCCCACTCCCCCGACACAGTCTCTTCCCAGGGCCCCCTCTCCATGCCCATTCCTAACTCAGAGCCTTTGTCATGACCTCCTCCCACTGGAGCCACGCTGCCCATTCTGATTCTAGACGTGGAGCACTATAAACCAGAAAAGTCCAAGGTGCTCCAGGAACATGGCTGAGAGAGTGATGGTGACCAGGAAAGGTCTCCCACAGGAAGACACGCTTGCTGTGCTGGCCTTGACGGACCGTAGGAGCATGCCAGGTGGAGAAAGGGCATGAGCAGGGGCAGGGGACGATGGAGAGGTTACAGTTGCTCTGGGGCACAGCAAGCAGTCCTAGGAGGCTAGAAGCCTGGAAGAGGGAGCAGCAGTGGGCAGGAGAGCTGCCAAGTGTGGGACTGGGGCCCGATCCTGCCCCCAAGCCATGCTTAGGAGTCAGGATTTTATCCGGAGCAGTGGAGAGCGAATGAAGATTCTGGAACTGGGGGAGTGGCATGATGCAGTCTGTATTGATTAATGACTTGCACAATTACTCGTATAATGTCTGTCTCCCCTCAGCCAGTAGGCTCTGTGAAGGCAGGAACTGGGTTTGTTGCATTCAGCGCCATATTCCCGGTGCCCAGCAGTGTAGCTGGCCCGTCTAGGCACTCAGCAGAaacatgctgaatgaatgaacacgtGGCTGCAAATTGAAGGATAGATCCAAGGAGAAAGAGCTGGCATTCTTCTTGTTACCCATTGCCCTTTCCAGAGTAATAAAAGTAATAGCTATGGCTATTGTTATTTATTGCCACATCCAGATCATGATTCCTCCATTCTCTGTAAAAGCCCCTGCTCCTTTTATCTCCTTCCACTGGtcatccccctctccccctcccactgcTGACATCTCCTGGCCTCTGGCCACTGCCCCTCAGGCACTGAAGACTTGGGCACTGGCTCTGTCTCCCACTTCTACACCAGGACTTACCACAGCCCTGCACAGGCAATCAAACCCACCTTGGTCCTAAACCATCACAAACCTCTCTGAATTCCACATTTCCTTTAGCTCCtacctcctcctctttcccatcaccaagaaaaacaataacaataacagcaaaaagagaattgtgtcaggcactattcgaAGCACTTTatatatcaactcatttaatcctcacaacaatcgtACGAACaaggtactgttattattctcattttactgatTAAAAACTAAGCCACAGAGATAGTAAATAATTGTTCAAGGTTACACAACTAATAAGCAGTGAAGCTGGAATCCAAACCCAGGTGGTCTGACTCAGAGACCAGCTCATCACCACTACCCCAGGAGGCCCCCTGGGTAAAAAAAACAAGTCTTAACCAAATCTCTTTCCACTCAGCTCCAAACCCGTACACATGGCTGCCTCTTTATAGCAACAGATCCAACACCAACCTCTTCCACCTGCTCCTCCTCAGGGACTGGCCATCGCAGTCAGAACCTCAGCATACGCTGCCTCATTTGGTCCCTCGACCACCCGAGGAGTTAGCTGCTAttgctatccccattttacagataagaaaactaaaacacagagagggtaagtctTTTTCCCCAAAaacacacagccaggaagtggtacAGCCAGCATCCATCTCTGGACCACCATGCCACACTACCCCCCGCCTCCAGGACCTTGCACATGCACCTCACtccccagccctggaggctgATGCTCCATGTTATGCTTTGCTAATGCCCACGCCACCTGCTGAGTCAGCTCACTGTTGACATCCAAGAAGCCCCCCTTGATGCCCTCCCCAGACCCTTCATCACTAGACTGGGTTAGATGCCCCTCCTCTGTATTGTCAcagcaccaccatcaccatgCCACTGTACTTATCCACTGCACTGAAAGGGCCCATTAAGAACAGGTCGTGTTACTACTGTAACACGCAAGGCAAGAGTTGGCAAATGCCTGAACCAGAGCAGTGGGGGACAGgtaggaagggggaaggaaatgATAGGGAGAAGAGAATCACAACAATTTTGGAACATGTATTAAAAGCCTCAAAACACATGCACTCTTTGACTTAGTAATTCTACTcctatgaaagaaaaatgtttaatcatATGGAAATAGTCTGTAATACATTAAGCAgatcatagacataaatgtaagaggtaaaactataaaactcttagaagaaaatgtaagagtaaatc is part of the Balaenoptera musculus isolate JJ_BM4_2016_0621 chromosome 1, mBalMus1.pri.v3, whole genome shotgun sequence genome and encodes:
- the TMEM53 gene encoding transmembrane protein 53 isoform X2 — protein: MVFFSESLGIPSLRVLAQKLLELLFDYEVEKEPLLFHVFSNAGVMLYRYVLELLQTHRRFCHLRVVGTIFDSGPGDGNLLGALRALAAVLEHRPAALRLLLLMAFALVAVLFHVLLAPLTSLFHTHFYDRLLDAASRWPELYLYSRADEVVLARDVERMVEARLAHRVLVHSVDFVSSAHVSHLRDYPTYYTSLCVNFMRSCVQC
- the TMEM53 gene encoding transmembrane protein 53 isoform X1; this encodes MASAQLDYTIEIPDQPCRSQENSPNQGGKEAGTRQPLVILLGWGGCTDKNLAKYSAIYHKRGCIVIRYTAPWHMVFFSESLGIPSLRVLAQKLLELLFDYEVEKEPLLFHVFSNAGVMLYRYVLELLQTHRRFCHLRVVGTIFDSGPGDGNLLGALRALAAVLEHRPAALRLLLLMAFALVAVLFHVLLAPLTSLFHTHFYDRLLDAASRWPELYLYSRADEVVLARDVERMVEARLAHRVLVHSVDFVSSAHVSHLRDYPTYYTSLCVNFMRSCVQC